CAACACGCAGGTGTACAGATAATTCCCCTGAAATTTCCCTATCCCCACAAGGTTATGAAGAAATGCCATCAGGAAAACGTCAGTTAATCACTAAAATGGAATGGGAATTATATggaaaatgaaatttatttctCCTTAATGATGCGTACCACCATGGTTAGCATAGGATCGGAAGGCTGGAAACTGTTGGGACCCTCTTCCCACAGATACCCATCCCTTTCAATTGTTGTGATGTTGCCACCGACTCGGTCTCTGGCCTCAGTGACAATGACATTGGCAGCAACATCACGGTGCTTGGTGACGAGAGCCTGAGCGATGCAAAGGCCGCTAATTCCACCTCCAATGATCACACAGTCCGCCGGAGAAGAATGTCCGCCATTGGATTGGGCTTCACCGCCGAGCTTAGAGGAAGAAATGGTAGATGACTGCTCTGTGATTGAGCAACGGAGTTTTAACGGTCTGTGGATGGTGATTTTTGGGTTGAGTTTGGAGAATGAGGGAACCAGGAAGGTTGTCGATCGGATAAGAGAGAAGTCTGTGAGGGTTGCCATGGCGGCCAGATGAAGAGAGGTATCGCCTTTCTGTAGCGGGACAACACTATTGGGCAAGGAAATCAACCACTGGTGGAACTGGTCGTGGATGTTGGATGGTGTTATCTTTGATCGGTAATGTTCCTGTGCAGCGAGCCTATATTAGTATTTACGTGGACCGTCAGgatcaataataattttgacCAACTTTTTATTGCAAACAAACTCACGCTCACTGTTTCCTTCAAAAAGGGGGAAAAAATCtaccttttttttatatattattttgaataatttacagctaaatttttaatatttaataaatttttatttttaaataatgattAGGTCTTTTAAATTTCAGTTTCATTAACAAATAGGTCTTTCAAATGGAGgataggaaaagaaaagaaaagaaaataaaaatagaagttatatttatcaatttattacATTTAGTAGAAAATATTTCTTTCTAAATTAAGGGAGAATGaagaaaaatatagtaaaataattaaatattctcATTTTTCAAACTTACATCTTTATATTATAAGggcataataattatttttatatttgttaagagagaatttatattctttttctattttataatactaatttttttatccTCTTCTTTTCATTTATTTCTCTCTAATTTTTCTGCGTTTCTTACATAAAGCGAAAATGAAATCTATAGCTGTGCGCATTGCGCACCTCGAATAAGCTAGAACTAGAAGGCCGTTACCGGTGCGCATATTTTATTTCCCGCCTCATTGTAGTCCAAAAACACGAAATACAAATTTCAAAACCCTCTATCCCTTTCTGTAGACTGTAGTCGTAGGCTTATGTTTTTCTGATTCTCCCATCAAACACATTGTGTGAAATTCTCAATCAACTCAGCTATTATCTCCACCAAATAACTTTTACGTAAGTTTACTTATTATTTCCATTGATTTTCATCTTAAGTAATCGGCATCTTCTCCGATTACTTTATCGAGATCCGAACATGTCATTACTTGTCGCCAGTCTTAGTTGATTTTGCATTTCACTTTACATTTCGTCCGATTTTGCGTTTTCGGCGACTGATAGGCAAGATTCAAAACCTCCAATCCCTTGAATTTTGTGACAGATTTGGTGTTTTATGCATGTGAAATTTGATGAGTATATTGCTGAAGCTATGAGGGATTTTGGCTCAGCAAAGCAGGTCTTGTTTATTAGGTTTTGCCgcttttttctcttttgttatttttttgatCTTATAAGTGGTAATTTATGAAGATTTAGGCTAGTTTCGATGTGCTTGTATCAAGAATAGATTGATCACATAACGACTTTTCATTACTTTTGCATTTTTCTTATTCGTTTCACTCTGGTTGGTTGGCGAGAAAACGTTGTCCAAGTAACTAAAGTTTAGAATCTCGTTCTACAGCTTGTGCTAAGTTTTAGTGAAAAAAGGTTGTTATTCCCAAATCTAAACATGTGAATATGGCTGGTTTGAGTAGAAGACTTGTAAGCTTGTATAAATTCAGTAATTTTTTTTCCTCACCAACTAAACCAAGCTTTATTTATTGGTATTAGGTCTGAATTTATAGACCCTGTTTAAGTTTCTTAGGTTCTTTCCTGGGTTGCAGCATTTGGAGTCTATTTCATGCATTCTCAGCTGAAAACCACAAGATGGAGGTTGATAAACGACAGAATTTACAAGATGTAAGTAGTGAAAATTCCAGTCTTAAGATTTTGCTGCTGATGGGAAGTCTTTCTGCTTCTTGGCCAATGTTGTGCTGTCAAGTTTCTTATCTACATGTTACAATGTATTATATCCATTTGCGGTTGAATCTGAACAGTGtcttgtttattttattaactcTAATGGTATAATCTTCAGCTCATAAGTGGTGTAGCTTTCATCTATATAAATTTCTTGTCGAAGAATAATATTGTTTCATTTCGAATAGTCAGCTGCATGTGGCATATATAGTTGGATTTAATTAGGAATTTCCATGTTGGTGCAATTTTGAAGTCTTTGaaatttgttagttttgaaAACCTTGAAATTAAATAGCTTAAGATCTTcatcaagaaaggaagaaagTTGAAATAATCAAAGATTCACTGAATTATCAAGCGAGCAGTTGAATGCAATTGGATTTTCTAGGCAAGTTTGCAACTTAGTATATAGATATTTGAGGCCTTCTTAAAACACATTTCAGGATCGAATGAGTGATTGTCGGAGTTTGGGCAGTAATTATCACCCATCCAGTCAATCTAGAAAGATTTCAATTGGAATTATGATAGACTCACAGGTGAAGAAAAGATTAGAAGTTTCGAAGGAAGATAATATTGTTGCATCGAATTTGGAAAGGAAAAACTCTCACAAAGAAAATTCTCTTGGAGGTAAAAACAAGGGGAAAGGCATCATTAATGCTAATGAGAGCAAACAAACTGAAGCTCCAGAGACGGTCACTTCCCCATGGATTACTACTAGATCCTTTCACCAAAAAACATCAACTTCACAGACTCTCGCTTTTGCAAAAGAAACTTCCAATATACCAGCCACCAGTAAGAGGAGGAACAAGTTTAGCAGAGCACAGGATGCACCAGTAACACATTCAGTACAGCTTTTTGCACAGCAGACGTCGGTTTTACGTTCTGGAGATAGCAAGCAAAAGAAGTTTGATGGACTGACCTACAGAAGGAAGGGAAGTGGGGATGGGAACTCACAGAGGGCAGAGGAATTTAGATTTGTGACTGCACAGGAAGTCCTTGTGAATAAAGCATTGACAGAGGATAACAGAGAAGATAGAACTCAAACTTTGAGAATGAAACTATGTGAGATATTAGGAACTGTTTCTTCACCTAGAAGTCAGCCCTCTAATTCTCAGCCTCGTGAGGCAGGTGCTAATAATTTAAAGCAGGAGAAAATATATCCTCAAAAGGGTGATGCAGTTGTCAAGCCTGTGCAGAACTCAGATACCATAGAAACTGATTCTGAGAATCCTGATCATACTACGAAGAGACCAGTAACCTGTTACATGACCCGAAAAAGAATTTCAACCAAAGTGCAAGCCGTGAAGACTAAAGTTGGCCCATCTTCCAGTTACAGAAACAAAATCCAGGAGAAAAATATATTCTCCTTTGGAGAAGGATTGTTTGGGAAAGGAGATGTTGCTGTCAGCAGTGGCTCCACAATACCTATGAGAAAGAATGGTAGGATAAAGATTTCTGGCATAGAGCCACGCAGGATTAACTTCAATGAGAACAACAATAAAGATGAGATTCAGGCGGCAGCGCATTGGAGTAAAATTCCATCAGATGCTGAGACTGAGAAAGCATCTCCACTTGGTGATAAGACTGGAAATTCTCATGGCTGTTTGCCTCAAGGGAAAGAACAGCACCTTGAGCAAAAGAATATAAACCAAGAAAGAGATTCCCATCAATCTCCAAGGAAAGAGTCCCGTCAGTCATTAGGGACAAACAGGGTGGATCTGCAGGGGGATTATAGCAGTCCAGCAGCACAAGAAAATGGAGATGAAAAAGGAGAATTTTTTATTCCTTCTTTAAAGAATATTATGGAAACACAAGTTGAATTCCAAAGTCCAACATTCAAATTAAATACTCCTATCTTAAGCTCTTCCCCTATCTCAGCGCCAAAAACTGACAAAATAGAGCGGACTATTTATAGTCCTGCCCCAGCGGAGGGAAGATTTACTCTGGGAAATATTCGCAGCTTCAGGACTTTGCAGACTTCAAACGCAGATTGTCATTCCCCAAATGCTAAAACAGAATCATCTGtatcctttttcttttattattgttgttttttttttttcttatgtcTCGTTATGATAGTTTAGTGGTTTATTCATTGTGTCCAATCTGGACATTATTTTGTTAGGTATTTCCTTATTATACTTCAGGATGATGCACTGGAACTCAAAGATTCTCCTCGCCACAAGCCATCACCTCTTACGGGAAGAAAAGAAGCAGAAGGCCTTTCCGAATCATCATCTGACGATGGGGACTCTAAGAGCTTAGAAGAAGGTTCACCGATTATTATCGAATATAATGACCATAATATTGATCATATCATCTTCCAAAGACCAGTGATTcattagaaaatatattttactgcTAAATATCTTGTGAAAAGCCAATCTTAGGACAAGTTGCACTTTATCTATTAGTATAGTTGAGTTAGGTATAAGCATGACCATCCTACTCCTAAATCataataatttcttttctttgtaTATTGTAATTTTTCCCTTCTCATCAAAGGGATTATATTGCATGTAATCCTTAATCATTAATAATTGAATTCATATTTTCAAGTAAAAAATCCTTAAATCattaataattgaattattattttcaagTTAAACATGTATGGACATCTTTAATCATGGTGTTTAGGATTTCATTCTATTTCTTGGACAAACGGTACAAACCAAATTGACGCTGCAACCCATTTCTTATATTaattgtttctttttatcacCTTCAAGTGACATTTCGTGAGATTTATGTAATTTCCATCTGCAAATCATACAGAAAGAGATGTCTTGTCTCCAGAAGTTGCAACAGCTGAGAGATCCACTTTCATGCTTTATCGAAGTAAAAGGCTCCGCAATCATGAAGGGAATGATGTTCCCGAATTTGGCCCCACCTCAGCCTCTCCGAAAGGCACAACTTTAACATGTCAATACTTTCTACTCTTATCATCTCTGATATATGTCATCATATTTCCTTTTTAACGTGTTCTTTTTTCTGCATATGAAATTGTTAGGCACTGGTGATAGTGACTGGAACCCAGAGCCTTCAGAACAATACCAAGAGAATGAATTGGAAAGGTTTGCTTTTGATGGTTAAAAACGAATATAAGAAATTTCTGATTGCATGTAGATTATTCTTCTACTATTACATGTAATTGGTGCTTGATACTTgtttttattactattattattattatttaatggtcTATCAGGGTTATCAAACTGTTTGTCCTGGCTTTGGAGAATTTCAAAGACAAAATGAAGTCAGTGACTAGAAAGAAATCCTGTGAAATTTTGATGTCTGTTTCCGAGGATATTCAACTACAACTGCAGAATATTGAGTCACAAATCCAAacagatgtgtatgtttttgaaATTGACAGATTTGCTCATTAAAGATGTCAATTTTCCAGTTAAAGTTGTTAACAGTTTAATCTTCATGATGCCTTAGTGGGAAGCTGACAAGTGCTAGTAAATCAAAAAGAAAACGGTTGGAGACAAGATTACAAGGTAATGAATTTATATTTGACTAGATGGTTTGATGAACTTTAATTGATTATGATGTGCTTAAGAATCATCTTTTCATTGAGGTGAAGAAATCTGACAATTTATTCTTCCCTTACTAAGCACCATAATGTTGATTCATTAAGCCAAAAAAGGACAGGGAATCCTTCAAATCTCATGTTCCAACTAGATAATAATTGTTGACATCAAATGCTTAGCATGGTTGCCTAAAAAATCTCTTGCTTTCTCATCTAAAGGTGGTTCCCACACTACTCCATGTGCAATGTTTGAGACATGCTTTTAACCATGGATGAGACAGCTTTTAATACCCAAACATTCAAAAATTATATGCATGTCACAATGTagcaaaatcaattaataaggtCAGTGACTTCCTCTTATTGAAGCTTCAATGGTTGGCATTCTGTTTTACTATTGTTATTCTTTTTCATGCAGAGCAACAAGAAAAACTGAAGTTGATACATGATAAATTCAAAGAAGATATCTACCAACTTCTCCATGACTGTAAAAGCACAGTTGAAGAGTTAGAAATGCACCATAATGAATTGAAAGGAACTGTGAAAAAGCAAAGTATGCCCACTTTTATTACAGTGGATATGTTTGTTGATAGCACAATTACATCTTTGAAATTGTTTGACTATCTGTTATTTGTTTTTCTAACTATTTCATTGTTTTAATATAGAATCCTCAATTTCTGACTAATACAATTAGTTTGGACATTATTATACTTGTGGATCTgccatattttttatttcagtttgatcAAATAATCTGAAAAACTTTTCACGGACAACCTTTGAAGTTTTTAGCTGGACAAATATTTGGAATAGTGTCTtgcaaaaatttcattttatgtAAATGATTTTAGGATTGCAAACTCACAAGTAAAATACTTAGTTTGACTTGGTCAACCATTGGTGGTATATCAGATTGGAGACATGCACTTTACGTTGTTTCTCGTGTTTGGAATCTAAGATAGGAAGTATGGTGTGTATGTGTCCTTTTGGAGTGCTAAAGCTACTTCATCTAGTAACTATTGCATTAATTAGTGTAGCATGAAATTACTATGGACATGACTTGGCATTCGAGGAAAATGTTAACTTAGTAGATCGCTTTTTTATAACTGCTATTTCATCGACTTGATATAGTGGAATTACTGGACGAGATGAATAAAGGCGAAATTATTTACAGAAACTCATTTTAATTTACCAATTAATTGTAGAAGCAATGCACCAGAAGCTTTTCGTGAACATGGAAGAAGCAGTTGAAACACAGCTTAGCGATGCACACAGAAGAATCACAGCCATGCACAAGGCAAGTCTTTGCTCTGTTTATATAATGGCATGTGTTCTACCATATAAGATGCGTGGATACTCTAGTTTATTGGCTTCCTGCTACTCTGGAAATATTGCTTTATAGTTAGCATTTAGTGATCTGATGCATGATGTAAGATGCTGATTAGAAGCCTAAGACATGCATGGTGGTGAGAATCTCCATTCCTGGGTCTCACATATTATCTTTGTTCAATATAGAAGCTTCAGAATTAGCAGTTCTCACGACACATAAGCTTGCAGAGCTTGATCCTCTGCACGAACACTTCTAGATTCTCTAAATTTAACATTAAATCGCTCTATACATATGGCTGAGTCATTCATTATCTGAGATGATGCTCGTAAAAATTCGTCTATGCTAAAGTACTCTGTTAGCTTATGATTGGAAGAAAAGCTTATCCATCTAACGCCCTTTATTTATGCACTTTTTTTGCAGTCGGCAAGGGATAAGATGCTTCAATTGCAACATGTAATAGCCAAGTGTTTGAATGAGGACTGGGTTGACGTAATTCAATCTGGGTTGACGTAATTCAACTACTGGCTAGTCTGCAGACCCTTTCAATGTGATTCCACAGAATATTTACTTTTCATTAGTAAAAACCATGTCAGAGTTGCAGAAGTCTGCTTCCGAAATACTCACTTTAGGGGGAAAAAAATAGCTCTAGTAATTCATGAAAAATTGGGGGCCTTGGGACAGTTGGGAACATGTATTCTTTTATCTGAGTGTAATTGCATATTATTGTCCAAGTCACTGAATGAAAATTTCCACCCATAACAAGCTTAACGATGTTATTATCAAAAAATTCTTTATGTGGACTGTTGATAAAATAGCTTAAACGTAACTCCACTTGAAAAGATTTCAATCAACCAACGTGTGAAATATGGATTTCCTGCCTAGTAGGTTTCTTGCTATAATTATGAGAAATCTGAACGTTTCAAATAATTGTGAGCAATCCTTTTGTGGAGGTCCCGGAGAAGGATAATAAACGTccttgatttttaaaataacatCCATATTTCACTCCATCCTTCAGTGAAATGAAAAGAAATTAACCATGATATTTGGATGGAACTCTTGAAGATGGTGGCCTTTAATTTCTGCAAGTAGTTATTAGGGACTGGTGAGATTGATACCAGACAACTTCACCTCAATTATTTGAGAAGTCGGTTAGATCCCAACTCAACTTCTTCAAATAGTTCACCTAACCAGCTACAAACCCAAGCGAGTTCTTACTTTCGAGTTCCAGCTGAAGtttcaagagaaaggttttgaaataaaataataatgaataGTATAAGTGGTGTGCAATTTTTTAAGGAAttccattatatttttttatttttgttgctgCTGGGATAATGACTTGTTTACAGATGATTGATGTATATTCAGCACCAGCAGACATGAAATTCCCAAGTTATAGAGAACATTACATTGAAAGATTGTGGAGGATGTGGATCATAGTTTTGACAATTGAGCATCATGGCAAAAGAAATAACACTCCATTTCTTGTgggtattattatttttttccatcagAGAAATTGAAGAAGTATTGTGTGCATCATTCGATGGGTCGGTGGTGGGCGCCGTTTTCCTTTTCATTTCAGCCCATCGAATCTCATCTAATCTAATCTTTCatgattcatataattttattcgcAAACAATCCTATCTGTTCGTTGGAATACGAGTGGCTGTGATTTCGTTTCCTCACCTAGTCCCCCAAAAAAAGTACAGACAGAAAATAAGAGGGACACGTGAACAGCCGCAGGTGTGCCACGTGAAGTGCACGTTTTGCTCTcccttctccttttcttttgttgCCCTTCTGTTGAATTTCCCTTATGAATCTTTATGTGCATGGTCCGATTTCAACCGGATGTTGGGAAAGTGGGCCCTCTACTAAAGTGCCTAATCTAGAAACAAGACCTAAGGTCCACGTGGACAATCTCAATTTGCTCGAATGGTCACATGTCGTGGTGTCATTCTCGTATTGAAACTTCCTTGCTTATGCAATGTCGCTGTCTTCCTTGCCTTGAAGCAGTGCGATGAAAATGATTTTCTCGCTCGGATAATATCATTTCAGCTTTTAACGAATCTTTTCCTTATTCATGAAAGattcattttttataaataacttaattaacttattaaagtaaatcaattatttttataaaattgaaaaaaaaaaaaagtaagagtCCTAATCTTTAGGTCCCGGTGAATTTAATGCAGCTGGTGAAGTGGTGCAGTTATATGAAGTCATGAGCATGTGAACAGAAAAGTAGATGGGTCCTTGTCTGATCCACGAGCCTACGGTTACTATTAATCCTAATTTTTATTTCCATTTGTATGAGACGTGCTTAAATTTTGGACACAGCTTTCTGAATGAATCTCACTTGAGCCACCTTTTGAATCGAGACCATGAATTGACGTTTTATTTGGAAGATTTCATGACTCGTTGATTTCTATGATTAGTGTGGTCGAGGTTGGACCAAGTCATGTTACTTTGTTTTACACACAGGCCTATCTCATGCTATCCTTTCTGCTGATATATCTAAGCGTATCCTATCAGGATTTTCCCCATTATCTTTTCCTTGTCCTTCATTGTTGCTGTTCTTTTCCTCGTCATAATCTCCTCTATTtagattttctgaaaaacacaTAACCTGTTCATCCCAATCACAGAGGAAAGCCTGAATCAAGTTCAATCGGGTCGTGTTTTGGCAGATTTAGCTCCCATGTAAGTTCTTTTGTGAACCTTGTTTAGATAGAAATCTGTTTCTTTTAACTTGTATATTTGCATTGTTTTGACTGCATTTTCTGATGCAGGGCTGATGAGTTTGCGGAATTGGTATGGGAAAATGGTCAGATTCTGATGCGTGGACGGTCTACTTGTCCAAAAATTTGTACTTCAAAGAAACCAAGATTGCGGACTGAGAACAATATTCCAGATCGTGGGGACCTCTTCAAGAATAAGCGTTCTGTGCAAGATGATCACCATTCTGATGACTTGTTTCCCGGTTCGTACAAAAACGATTTCAACATTTTTCTGGGGACAACCCGAAATAACACGTATGATGAGCATCTCACAGAGTCCCAGATAGTACCCGAATGCGAAGACGAAAATTTCAGGCTGGGAAATGATGCATCTCCAGTTGAAATTCCTCAAATTACAAAAGCTAGGAGAGGTCCGTTATACGAGTCTTCGTTGCAGCGATGCCAAGCTTCAGTTTCAATTAGCAGATCAATTGCGACTGGGAGCCAAAGCTTGTCTTCAATGGGTAGATTGCCCAACTCGAATTTGCAGCAGCTTAATTCGAGAACTGATAAAGACTTAAGGTTAAGAAACTTCTCCCTATTCTTAAGACCTGCAATGCTCTCTAAAGTCGATGACCAGCACCAAGGTGCAACAGAACCTGCAGATGGTCCAAGTTCATTAAGAGTTCAGGGTTTAAAAAGCAACCAGGATAAAACTCCTGCAGATGATACAGCACTCGTACTGGAGTCAACAAGTGGTTCAGGAAATGCTAAAGATTTCTATAAACATCAAGATCTAGTCACTGTTAAGACAGACCAGATACAGCAGATTGCTAAGACTTCGGAAGAGTCACCCCAGGATGAGCAATCTGAAGCTCCTGACCATAGAAATGCCATTAAAAGCAAGCGGTTCCAACAGCGTGCGCCTATTTCAAACTCAAGCTTACAAGCAAATACAGTCGAGGGAAATCCTGATAGAGAGAAATCTAAAGATCAATTGGCTGTAGCTACTTCACTATGCTCTTGGGGAGCTTCAAATGATCTAAGTTATTCTACTTTGAGGAGGAATAACAAAGACAAGGAAGCGATGGTGTCTTCAAGCGAAGTATGTCAGAACTTTCATATGTAAAATTTGCCTTTTGTGTCCTATTATATGTTGTAACTTACGTATAATGATGTTTTTGCTGCAGACTGATGAGGGAGATCAACAAGTGCCGAAACCTGCATTTGCTCATGCAGGTGCCAAGAGAAAACGTCGAGAAGTCCATAAACAGTCTGAAAGGGTGAGTTTACTGTGAATCAATCCTCCCTCCTCCCCTCCCTCGTCTCTCCTCCTCGAAACGGGAAAAAATTGTTTTGTAAGAAATCTAACCAAGCTCTTCTGTATCGATCGAACAGAAAAGAAGAGATAAGATCACCAAGAAGATGCGTGCATTACAAGCTCTCTTACCTAATTCCACCAAGGTATATATTGCCATGTCCATGATCCAACATAATATGAGCTGCTCTCCGATATCATGCGAATTTTTCTAATTATGTTTTGCTCTATGTGGTCCGAAGGTGGATAAAGTTTCAGTGCTTGACAATGCAATTGAGTATCTGAAGACCCTTCAGCTTCAGCTACAGGTACGATGCGTAAATATGATTCTATTTAAGTTTAAACACATCATTGTATGGGTAATAATTAAGCTGAATGATATACCTGGAAGCAGATAATGTCACAAGGAACCAGCTTTTGCATGCCGCCAATGATTGTGGGAACTGGAATGCAACCCACACATATACAGGCAACAAATTTGGCTCATTTTCCGACCATGGGACTACAAATGGATACGAGAATTCCAATGGGTGTTGGTTGCACCCCAGCAATGTTCTCAAATCCAGCTATGCTTGGTGGGGTGCTACCTATGCCATTCATTCCTCCTGTATCTGCTATGCCTTTTTCTGGAGCGGCCACGCCCGTGGGATTTGCACGATCTGCTCCTTCATTAAGGTCCAATGGTTCAATAGTGCAGAATAATAACTCTTGAAACGATTAACACGCCATAGGCTCAAAGATCCAAGCATCAAtcaggtttgatttttttaattttatattcaaatatGATATACTTcagttataaaaaattttaagttattaaattttctttataattttttcttccATCCCCAATTCTAGAGGAAGCCATACAAACAGTTTCGATAAGCTTTAATTCCTCGTCtagaataaattatttgaaagaaaaacaatattttattgaattccTTAAACATGAAAATTagcaaaaacaatataaaattaattttttttttgcatatttCTTGATTTTATGGGATAATATCTATGCtatgaaacaaataattaatccaTATATGCTAATCAATAGAAATTCAATGTATTTTGTTCGGATAAATATGAACTATATATGTCTAATACTTATTGGAAATATAAATGTTATATATATCAGAAATTATTAAtcttaaaacataattaaaataaatattgaaaatattaataatgtgaTTAATGTTaatagagaattttttttttttttagaaatattaatacGTGAGGTAGTTTTTTTTAAAGTGGTAGAATATGTAAGCAGTAAgtttaatttaatctctaaaattatgaaatttggagttcaaatttcaattatgatcaaataaaaatttataaaatgtgTTCTTTTACTATGCCATATCTCTATgaattataaaactaaaatatgaaaagagaaaatcaaccatttaaaagtttaaaataaaaattgataattacTTAAAAATCGATGCTCAAAATAATTACAGGGAAATAATTGAATTGGCTTAGAAGCGGCTCCAACCTGAGAAGCCCGAAGTCTGTTCCCAGAGTCTTAAGAAGAAAGACTAAGTGGATAGTCGGGGCTAGCTTTCTCAACTTCGAGATGCAGGAACTAGTCAATCATCTGCCTGAGAAATGATGTTGATTGATGTTCTTCCCGCTTCGTGAAGTCAATAATCTAGACTTACCCCGATTAATTGAAACACTAACTCAATCTATAAAGTTTAGTAGATGGGAATTCTAAGAAAGGTCAACATCTATGCACCTCGCTCACTAGGATAAAGTCTCTCGTTCTACAACTCACTTTAAGCAGAGAAAGTCTCGTGCATATACGGGTGAAGTCTCATTTGTGGATGAAGATGGAGTTCTTTCTGTCTCGCGTGCGAATCTTTATCCTGCAAATGGATGCGCTACTCTCCTTATAAATCTTTCCCCAAGGTCACTGGGAATTTCTTCTGAAGTTTGGACTTGTTTTAGTGATTTGGCCTTTAATCAAGCCAATGGGGTATCAGAATTCGAGAaaatttaaatgctttactaaaAAAATTGGCAACTGAATTGAATACttcttcattaattatatttattgatcaTCCTATTATCTTGCAGGCCACAAGAGCAAAAGTCACCCATCATCAGACTTTGGTCAATCTGATCTGCATGATAATGATCTTCTAATACTGGGAAAAGATCCTTGGCATGCACGCCCCACTTTCCTaggtatatatacatatactctCTTGCTCTCtg
The sequence above is a segment of the Manihot esculenta cultivar AM560-2 chromosome 5, M.esculenta_v8, whole genome shotgun sequence genome. Coding sequences within it:
- the LOC110615127 gene encoding meiosis-specific protein ASY3 isoform X4, translated to MEVDKRQNLQDDRMSDCRSLGSNYHPSSQSRKISIGIMIDSQVKKRLEVSKEDNIVASNLERKNSHKENSLGGKNKGKGIINANESKQTEAPETVTSPWITTRSFHQKTSTSQTLAFAKETSNIPATSKRRNKFSRAQDAPVTHSVQLFAQQTSVLRSGDSKQKKFDGLTYRRKGSGDGNSQRAEEFRFVTAQEVLVNKALTEDNREDRTQTLRMKLCEILGTVSSPRSQPSNSQPREAGANNLKQEKIYPQKGDAVVKPVQNSDTIETDSENPDHTTKRPVTCYMTRKRISTKVQAVKTKVGPSSSYRNKIQEKNIFSFGEGLFGKGDVAVSSGSTIPMRKNGRIKISGIEPRRINFNENNNKDEIQAAAHWSKIPSDAETEKASPLGDKTGNSHGCLPQGKEQHLEQKNINQERDSHQSPRKESRQSLGTNRVDLQGDYSSPAAQENGDEKGEFFIPSLKNIMETQVEFQSPTFKLNTPILSSSPISAPKTDKIERTIYSPAPAEGRFTLGNIRSFRTLQTSNADCHSPNAKTESSDDALELKDSPRHKPSPLTGRKEAEGLSESSSDDGDSKSLEEDHTERDVLSPEVATAERSTFMLYRSKRLRNHEGNDVPEFGPTSASPKGTTLTCTGDSDWNPEPSEQYQENELERVIKLFVLALENFKDKMKSVTRKKSCEILMSVSEDIQLQLQNIESQIQTDVGKLTSASKSKRKRLETRLQGGSHTTPCAMFETCF
- the LOC110615127 gene encoding meiosis-specific protein ASY3 isoform X1: MEVDKRQNLQDDRMSDCRSLGSNYHPSSQSRKISIGIMIDSQVKKRLEVSKEDNIVASNLERKNSHKENSLGGKNKGKGIINANESKQTEAPETVTSPWITTRSFHQKTSTSQTLAFAKETSNIPATSKRRNKFSRAQDAPVTHSVQLFAQQTSVLRSGDSKQKKFDGLTYRRKGSGDGNSQRAEEFRFVTAQEVLVNKALTEDNREDRTQTLRMKLCEILGTVSSPRSQPSNSQPREAGANNLKQEKIYPQKGDAVVKPVQNSDTIETDSENPDHTTKRPVTCYMTRKRISTKVQAVKTKVGPSSSYRNKIQEKNIFSFGEGLFGKGDVAVSSGSTIPMRKNGRIKISGIEPRRINFNENNNKDEIQAAAHWSKIPSDAETEKASPLGDKTGNSHGCLPQGKEQHLEQKNINQERDSHQSPRKESRQSLGTNRVDLQGDYSSPAAQENGDEKGEFFIPSLKNIMETQVEFQSPTFKLNTPILSSSPISAPKTDKIERTIYSPAPAEGRFTLGNIRSFRTLQTSNADCHSPNAKTESSDDALELKDSPRHKPSPLTGRKEAEGLSESSSDDGDSKSLEEDHTERDVLSPEVATAERSTFMLYRSKRLRNHEGNDVPEFGPTSASPKGTTLTCTGDSDWNPEPSEQYQENELERVIKLFVLALENFKDKMKSVTRKKSCEILMSVSEDIQLQLQNIESQIQTDVGKLTSASKSKRKRLETRLQEQQEKLKLIHDKFKEDIYQLLHDCKSTVEELEMHHNELKGTVKKQKAMHQKLFVNMEEAVETQLSDAHRRITAMHKSARDKMLQLQHVIAKCLNEDWVDVIQSGLT
- the LOC110615127 gene encoding meiosis-specific protein ASY3 isoform X2, translated to MEVDKRQNLQDDRMSDCRSLGSNYHPSSQSRKISIGIMIDSQVKKRLEVSKEDNIVASNLERKNSHKENSLGGKNKGKGIINANESKQTEAPETVTSPWITTRSFHQKTSTSQTLAFAKETSNIPATSKRRNKFSRAQDAPVTHSVQLFAQQTSVLRSGDSKQKKFDGLTYRRKGSGDGNSQRAEEFRFVTAQEVLVNKALTEDNREDRTQTLRMKLCEILGTVSSPRSQPSNSQPREAGANNLKQEKIYPQKGDAVVKPVQNSDTIETDSENPDHTTKRPVTCYMTRKRISTKVQAVKTKVGPSSSYRNKIQEKNIFSFGEGLFGKGDVAVSSGSTIPMRKNGRIKISGIEPRRINFNENNNKDEIQAAAHWSKIPSDAETEKASPLGDKTGNSHGCLPQGKEQHLEQKNINQERDSHQSPRKESRQSLGTNRVDLQGDYSSPAAQENGDEKGEFFIPSLKNIMETQVEFQSPTFKLNTPILSSSPISAPKTDKIERTIYSPAPAEGRFTLGNIRSFRTLQTSNADCHSPNAKTESSDDALELKDSPRHKPSPLTGRKEAEGLSESSSDDGDSKSLEEERDVLSPEVATAERSTFMLYRSKRLRNHEGNDVPEFGPTSASPKGTTLTCTGDSDWNPEPSEQYQENELERVIKLFVLALENFKDKMKSVTRKKSCEILMSVSEDIQLQLQNIESQIQTDVGKLTSASKSKRKRLETRLQEQQEKLKLIHDKFKEDIYQLLHDCKSTVEELEMHHNELKGTVKKQKAMHQKLFVNMEEAVETQLSDAHRRITAMHKSARDKMLQLQHVIAKCLNEDWVDVIQSGLT